The following are from one region of the Aspergillus luchuensis IFO 4308 DNA, chromosome 4, nearly complete sequence genome:
- a CDS encoding uncharacterized protein (COG:S;~EggNog:ENOG410Q1WR), whose product MIFRNKTIHSQAPPPPQMRKRRPILIRLLKQMLTSSPRREALPFGFVADVLFQIIINGEVNTILTLCRLNRATYETIKILEPHICGWFMRFHAMEFDPILTLNPWTGEQSPLTVHSLVRFFQRHNIAKDLSRHIVPSVWGPFCDDGNPEMNFEAELRLANRLERGLHVLFHMADIARDTERLKPSRKPLAPVVSGRLFVLGKMLDEYDELPQHRKQLMSFEEYTNHVYTVLKWGYVEADIGRRRLEFRGWLDEQTEIDFHASLRMLRELMERMLLRHGPKDWHRDAKNEYSVISWFLLKQPPRSLAKLFLSPQNDCCDLDVKATDCGVRKCHFSDPLDNYWKAWKNVPDLGCQDCDCKRRVRSWSVKPALIDARGREFNRAAERYLREMWSQRHVGLHRAFTMGVFTTVIG is encoded by the coding sequence ATGATCTTCCGGAACAAGACGATACACAgccaagctcctcctcctccacaaatGCGCAAGAGACGTCCTATACTGATCCGCCTCCTCAAGCAGATGTTGACCTCATCTCCGAGGCGGGAAGCCCTTCCATTCGGCTTCGTCGCCGATGTGCTCTTtcagatcatcatcaatggcGAGGTGAACACCATCTTGACGCTCTGCCGGTTGAACCGCGCCACATACGAGACCATCAAGATACTGGAGCCGCATATCTGTGGCTGGTTCATGCGCTTCCATGCAATGGAATTCGATCCCATTCTTACCCTTAACCCGTGGACGGGAGAGCAGAGTCCACTAACTGTGCACTCCCTCGTAAGGTTCTTCCAGCGTCACAACATCGCCAAGGACTTATCGCGACATATTGTACCGTCAGTGTGGGGACCTTTCTGCGATGACGGGAATCCAGAGATGAACTTTGAAGCGGAGTTACGCCTTGCCAACCGGTTAGAACGAGGGTTACACGTTCTCTTTCACATGGCCGACATTGCGCGTGACACCGAAAGGCTGAAGCCCAGCAGGAAGCCACTGGCCCCTGTTGTCAGTGGACGTCTCTTCGTGCTCGGCAAGATGTTGGACGAGTATGATGAGCTTCCCCAGCACAGGAAACAGTTGATGTCATTTGAAGAGTACACCAACCACGTCTATACGGTCCTAAAGTGGGGATATGTGGAGGCCGATATTGGCCGCAGGCGACTAGAGTTCCGAGGATGGCTTGACGAACAGACCGAGATCGATTTTCACGCGTCTCTGCGAATGTTGCGCGAGCTAATGGAGCGCATGCTTCTCCGCCACGGCCCCAAGGACTGGCATCGCGACGCCAAGAACGAATATAGCGTCATATCCTGGTTTCTCCTGAAACAACCGCCACGGTCACTGGCGAAGCTGTTCTTGAGTCCTCAGAACGACTGCTGCGATCTTGATGTGAAAGCTACTGATTGCGGTGTTAGGAAGTGCCATTTCTCAGACCCGCTCGACAACTACTGGAAAGCCTGGAAGAATGTGCCCGACCTAGGCTGCCAGGATTGTGACTGCAAGCGACGAGTCAGAAGTTGGAGCGTCAAGCCTGCACTCATTGATGCCCGAGGAAGAGAGTTTAATCGTGCTGCAGAGCGATACCTGAGGGAGATGTGGAGTCAGCGACACGTCGGTCTCCATCGTGCTTTTACCATGGGCGTTTTCACCACAGTTATTGGATGA
- a CDS encoding uncharacterized protein (COG:S;~EggNog:ENOG410PFBR;~InterPro:IPR025714;~PFAM:PF13679;~TransMembrane:1 (o584-602i)), producing MIPSQPLPLAEEWTDPDAYVEALLSFANSSAIFRHLCGGVHILDFLTREPDLYTSLLPEHWRTFFDQHDIQDILDLLLRDDIRPLLDQSREAAARGGESTAQWRGAPLPPLDLLEYIHQIRRLSLGRDFTPAQPGTPTIPRKIAVGMNVKKYHEVAHFSKYVDSLCATVDEQRGDPITHIVDFGSGQSYLGRTLACAPYNRHIVAIERKHQFISGAKGMDIHAKLQEKKRVNMYNKKLVNCKTCAEPDAPAETDADRQESANVKADATEGPSDAAGGEEDMAMINVFRDISLAPGEIGFAPYRNVPKTATEEEVDPEKPRGKMDYIEHEIKDGYLEPIIKDVIETEPVEGETEAQGGSKDANVMVISLHSCGNLLHHGVRSLTLNPSVKAIAMIGCCYNLVTERLGPATYKLPILRSMHPRLTKDAVAYDPHGFPMSKRFEVYEHESGTGMKLNITARSMSLQAPYNWSKKDSEDFFTRHFYRSLLQRMLVDRKVVAKPKNPDNSDNLYDESTEPEDAGNPLVVGSLRKSAFVSFSAYANAAVTKLGRDPNFGDKVKAGMADLTEEDFDRYVKDYWYAKKNLSVVWSLMAFSAALVEAIIVVDRWQFLREHDSVKECWVEPVFEYKESPRNLAVIGIKK from the coding sequence ATGATTCCGTCGCAACCCCTCCCACTCGCCGAAGAGTGGACGGATCCGGATGCCTACGTCGAGGCCCTCCTATCCTTCGCCAATTCTTCCGCCATCTTCAGGCATCTTTGCGGCGGTGTACACATCCTCGATTTCCTGACCCGAGAACCTGACCTGTATACCTCGCTATTGCCGGAACACTGGAGGACCTTTTTCGACCAGCATGATATTCAAGACATTCTGGACTTGCTTCTGCGGGATGACATCCGACCTCTGTTAGACCAGAGTCGGGAGGCTGCTGCGCGTGGCGGCGAGTCAACTGCACAGTGGCGCGGGGCGCCTCTGCCTCCCTTGGACCTATTGGAGTATATCCATCAGATCCGTCGACTGAGTCTGGGGCGGGATTTCACCCCCGCGCAGCCCGGAACGCCGACGATCCCGAGGAAGATCGCGGTTGGCATGAATGTCAAGAAGTATCACGAGGTCGCGCACTTTTCGAAATACGTCGATTCCCTCTGTGCTACGGTGGATGAACAACGGGGCGATCCGATCACACACATTGTCGATTTCGGTTCGGGCCAGAGCTACCTCGGACGGACGCTTGCGTGTGCTCCCTACAACAGACACATCGTTGCCATTGAGCGGAAGCATCAATTCATCAGCGGCGCGAAGGGGATGGATATCCATGCGAagctgcaggagaagaaacgCGTCAACATGTACAATAAGAAACTGGTCAACTGCAAGACTTGTGCAGAACCGGATGCGCCTGCAGAGACCGATGCCGATCGTCAAGAGTCCGCCAATGTGAAGGCGGATGCTACAGAGGGCCCAAGCGATGCGgcaggtggtgaagaggataTGGCCATGATCAACGTCTTCCGTGATATCAGTCTCGCACCTGGCGAGATTGGGTTCGCTCCTTACCGCAATGTCCCGAAAACTGCcaccgaagaggaagtcgatCCGGAGAAACCTCGAGGTAAAATGGACTACATCGAGCATGAGATCAAGGACGGTTACCTCGAGCCCATTATTAAAGACGTCATCGAGACTGAGCCTGTCGAAGGGGAGACTGAAGCTCAAGGCGGATCAAAGGATGCTAATGTCATGGTCATCTCTTTACATTCTTGTGGCAACCTTCTCCATCACGGAGTACGGTCTCTGACCCTGAATCCCTCCGTTAAAGCCATTGCTATGATCGGATGTTGCTACAATCTGGTCACTGAGAGACTGGGTCCTGCTACCTACAAGCTTCCCATTCTCCGGTCGATGCATCCCCGTCTGACCAAGGATGCCGTTGCATACGACCCTCATGGCTTCCCGATGTCGAAACGCTTCGAGGTTTACGAACATGAGAGTGGAACGGGCATGAAGCTCAACATCACCGCTCGCTCAATGTCCTTACAGGCCCCGTACAACTGGAGCAAGAAAGACAGCGAAGACTTCTTCACCCGCCACTTCTATCGGAGTCTGCTTCAACGCATGCTTGTGGATCGCAAGGTGGTTGCGAAGCCCAAGAACCCAGACAATTCAGACAATCTGTATGATGAATCCACCGAACCTGAAGATGCCGGGAACCCTCTGGTTGTAGGCTCCCTGCGGAAATCGGCTTTTGTCTCCTTCTCCGCGTATGCCAATGCTGCGGTGACGAAGCTGGGTCGCGACCCAAACTTCGGCGATAAGGTCAAGGCCGGCATGGCAGATCTGACCGAGGAAGATTTCGATCGCTATGTGAAGGATTACTGGTATGCGAAAAAGAACCTGAGCGTGGTCTGGAGCTTGATGGCTTTCAGTGCTGCTCTGGTTGAGGCCATCATTGTCGTTGACAGATGGCAGTTCCTGCGGGAACACGACTCCGTGAAGGAGTGCTGGGTTGAGCCAGTGTTTGAGTACAAGGAGAGTCCGAGAAACTTGGCTGTCATTGGAATTAAGAAGTAA
- a CDS encoding GNAT family N-acetyltransferase (COG:S;~EggNog:ENOG410PXY3;~InterPro:IPR000182,IPR016181;~PFAM:PF13673,PF13508,PF00583;~go_function: GO:0008080 - N-acetyltransferase activity [Evidence IEA]) has protein sequence MTPPLTLHRVTTLQDLEPLYHIGADAFRNDPGLNWFYPGGRDHPEDFVVAWKYLLLQEFFDKGKFILAASIPDPDQDDNTSICVERRPGKVVGFAVWERRGDSEAAKSWQGGGVLKGLKRFLLNLQIIHTFCFDTPRRSLSWSRLRHFGHELEAAKASQPSESWYLSNLAVSSTAQGKGVGKRLLQWGIDRSEEEGIPATLVSTDAGLALYTSRGFRNSGWLFFDDGRQKQTVMRRNVKYVRLD, from the exons ATGACCCCCCCTCTCACCCTACATCGCGTGACCACCTTACAAGACCTAGAACCACTATACCACATCGGAGCAGATGCCTTCCGCAATGATCCAGGCTTGAACTGGTTCTACCCTGGCGGTCGCGATCATCCCGAAGATTTTGTCGTGGCATGGAAATACCTTCTACTGCAGGAGTTCTTCGACAAGGGGAAGTTCATTCTTGCTGCCTCGATCCCTGATCCAGATCAAGATGATAATACTAGTATTTGCGTTGAGAGACGGCCGGGGAAAGTGGTAGGGTTTGCTGTTTGGGAACGGAGGGGGGATTCTGAGGCTGCGAAGAGTTGGCAGGGGGGTGGGGTTTTAAAAG GTCTCAAAAGATTCCTGCTCAATCTGCAGATCATACACACATTCTGTTTCGACACACCACGCCGATCCTTATCCTGGTCCAGACTGAGGCATTTCGGACATGAGCTCGAGGCAGCCAAGGCTAGTCAACCGAGCGAGTCGTGGTACCTGAGCAACTTGGCCGTTAGCTCAACGGCTCAGGGAAAAGGGGTGGGAAAGAGACTCCTGCAATGGGGAATTGATCgatccgaggaagagggtatCCCGGCTACATTGGTGTCCACTGACGCTGGGCTTGCTCTGTATACGAGTAGGGGGTTTAGGAATTCGGGCTGGCTGTTCTTTGATGATGGGCGACAGAAACAGACTGTTATGAGGAGGAATGTTAAGTATGTGAGGTTGGATTAG